A genomic window from Cotesia glomerata isolate CgM1 linkage group LG7, MPM_Cglom_v2.3, whole genome shotgun sequence includes:
- the LOC123269745 gene encoding 1-phosphatidylinositol phosphodiesterase-like: protein MFVPVITIVLIVNSVNACSDTTDRFLDRSRFLSMFSNNHKLNNVSLIGTIGSVTYRHFKYGRTQSLNIKQQLKHGVRVLDLGLAAKSNRFALHTGPIDLGLYFEDVISDVEDFLDRNPREFVIILVREDYAPAEDVTMDNCKIMETYVKKSKRIVTNWKLKSIFKKIRGKILIATQSYGSGFDLCAVNLHGKCLIQNKECKKLKSVDEIDSKWNSILKLQIATFYKKRQCFINNLFYYGSKHSVDVIANHGYVNSDGEYIQPINKRMAKDFLNSHKGLVIVIASFVTQELIDKINFSNFERSDKKDINNVMTIIKV from the coding sequence ATGTTCGTACCAGTGATAACAATTGTCTTAATAGTAAATTCAGTTAACGCATGTTCTGACACCACTGATAGATTTTTGGACCGGAGCCGATTTCTGTCGATGTTTTCAAATAATCATAAGCTCAACAATGTGTCGCTAATTGGCACAATCGGTTCAGTAACGTACAGACATTTTAAGTACGGAAGAACTCAGTCTTTGAATATCAAACAGCAATTGAAGCATGGTGTTCGTGTTCTAGATCTGGGATTAGCTGCAAAGTCGAACCGATTTGCTCTGCACACCGGTCCGATTGATTTAGGATTGTATTTCGAGGATGTTATATCTGATGTTGAAGATTTCTTGGATAGAAACCCACGTGAGTTTGTGATTATACTCGTCAGAGAAGATTATGCACCTGCGGAAGACGTCACGATGGACAATTGCAAAATAATGGAAACTTATGTGAAGAAATCGAAGCGGATTGTCACCAATTGGAAATTGAAAagcattttcaaaaaaattaggggTAAGATTTTGATTGCAACGCAGTCTTATGGCAGTGGATTCGATCTATGCGCTGTTAATTTGCACGGAAAGTGTTTGATCCAAAATAAAGAatgcaaaaaattgaaatctgTTGATGAGATCGACTCCAAGTGGAACAGTATTTTGAAACTGCAGATTGcgactttttataaaaaacgtCAATGTTTCATTAACAATTTGTTTTACTATGGAAGCAAGCACAGCGTGGATGTTATTGCTAATCACGGGTACGTTAATTCGGATGGCGAATATATTCAGCCGATCAACAAGAGAATGGCCAAAGATTTTCTCAATTCGCATAAAGGACTGGTTATTGTGATCGCTAGTTTTGTGACACAAGAATTAATTGACAAGATTAATTTTAGTAACTTTGAACGATCAGATAAAAAAGACATTAACAATgtaatgacaataattaagGTGTAA
- the LOC123268695 gene encoding histone H1-like: MTDTEVAPAEEKMVAKTDSPKKPKEVKAKKPAAKATHPSTSDMVTAAIKHLAERHGSSLQAIKKYIASTYKVDVEKQAQFIKKFLKSAVTKGTLVQTKGKGASGSFKLATSKAAAKPKPKAASGGKKAAPKKAAVKKPAARKTPGEPKSPVKKAAGPKKAAAKKPASPKKPAAKAPAKPKASASPKAKKASKAPTAKPKSPKPKKVAAKTAKAPAKKVAAKK; encoded by the coding sequence ATGACTGACACCGAAGTTGCTCCAGCTGAAGAGAAGATGGTCGCGAAGACCGACTCTCCAAAAAAGCCGAAGGAAGTCAAGGCTAAAAAGCCAGCAGCCAAGGCGACTCATCCGAGCACCTCTGACATGGTCACCGCAGCTATCAAACACCTCGCTGAACGTCACGGATCTTCACTCCAAGCCATCAAGAAGTACATCGCTTCAACCTACAAGGTTGATGTTGAGAAGCAGGCTCAGTTCATCAAGAAGTTCCTCAAGTCCGCTGTCACCAAAGGAACTTTGGTCCAGACCAAAGGAAAAGGAGCTTCTGGGTCCTTCAAGCTTGCAACTTCCAAAGCTGCTGCTAAGCCGAAGCCCAAGGCCGCTTCTGGTGGGAAAAAAGCTGCGCCTAAGAAAGCTGCAGTGAAGAAGCCAGCCGCCAGGAAGACTCCTGGTGAGCCTAAGTCTCCGGTTAAGAAAGCTGCTGGACCCAAAAAAGCTGCTGCGAAGAAACCAGCTTCACCTAAAAAGCCTGCTGCCAAAGCTCCAGCTAAGCCGAAAGCTTCTGCTTCTCCTAAGGCTAAGAAGGCTAGCAAGGCACCAACAGCTAAGCCAAAGTCTCCGAAGCCCAAGAAGGTCGCTGCTAAAACCGCGAAAGCTCCCGCTAAGAAAGTCGctgctaaaaaataa
- the LOC123268672 gene encoding transmembrane and coiled-coil domain-containing protein 4-like isoform X2: protein MDRTRKHNHLDISESGTYAYLSICSISLSELFPGEWNHQFNIKYIKGLCEYLNAPEKVSAVMLVLVDGNSGHTVEPYIELLLQEPNLSKKPILIVQDAVLYAVQCGEYDARQRVLARRLAELLNVPFDLIELYEHSLVELLSKDDTDRAEENDAESKRRDKIRKIKRYTSIGIATVAGGTLIGLTGGLAAPFIGVGVGTILGGASAAALTSTAGVAIIGSIFGVAGAGLTGYKMNKRVGKVEEFSFEPLSRFCNTDQQLHVAIAVTGWLKNQDIDNVRKPWKCLAISREQYALRYETKYLIEMGQALEYILSMAVSFATQEALKYTILAGIMSAIAWPAALLSIASVIDNPWSVCCRRSSEVGKHLAHVLLSREHGKRPVTLIGYSLGARVIFYCLRELAEVGNAEGIIQDAIMLGAPVTDKSTQWEKCSRVVAGKIINGYCNADWLLRFLYRTLSMATGVAGLAEVKCPRVTNIDLTSIISGHTEYSDKLVEIMEFVGVKTRSADVLDDEGVLKKSTSDYTEMGRSRKSTYSNTKLRIRASKSDECLNILPM, encoded by the exons atggATCGTACACGAAAGc ACAATCATTTAGACATATCAGAAAGTGGAACGTATGCGTACTTGTCAATTTGTTCTATTTCTCTATCAGAGCTGTTTCCTGGTGAATGGAACCACCAATTCAacataaaatacataaaaggTCTGTGCGAGTACCTGAATGCTCCTGAAAAAGTATCAGCTGTGATGCTGGTCTTGGTTGACGGTAACTCTGGACATACGGTTGAGCCTTACATTGAACTTTTACTCCAAGAAccaaatttaagtaaaaagcCTATTCTAATTGTCCAAGATGCTGTACTTTATGCTGTACAATGTG GTGAATATGACGCACGACAGAGAGTCCTTGCTCGTCGATTAGCGGAATTATTAAATGTTCCATTTGATTTGATAGAGCTGTATGAACATTCATTGGTTGAATTATTGAGTAAAGATGATACCGATCGTGCTGA AGAAAATGACGCAGAATCAAAGAGACGGGACAAGATACGTAAAATAAAACGGTATACGTCAATAGGAATAGCAACGGTTGCAGGAGGTACGTTAATAGGACTAACTGGTGGTTTAGCAGCTCCATTCATCGGCGTAGGAGTCGGAACAATCTTGGGAGGTGCAAGTGCAGCTGCATTGACAAGTACTGCAGGTGTAGCAATAATAGGTTCAATCTTCGGAGTCGCGGGTGCTGGACTAACTGGCTACAAGATGAACAAGAGAGTAGGAAAAGTTGAAGAATTTAGTTTCGAGCCACTGTCACGCTTCTGTAATACGGACCAGCAGTTGCACGTCGCGATAGCTGTGACAGGTTGGTTGAAGAATCAGGACATCGATAACGTGAGAAAACCCTGGAAGTGTTTGGCTATTTCTCGGGAACAGTACGCGCTGAGATACGAAACCaagtatttaattgaaatgGGGCAAGCGCTAGAGTACATACTGAGTATGGCGGTATCATTTGCTACCCAGGAAGCTCTTAAATACACTATACTCGCGGGAATAATGAGCGCAATAGCTTGGCCAGCTGCTTTGCTATCAATCGCTTCAGTGATTGACAATCCTTGGTCTGTTTGCTGTCGCAGAAGTTCTGAAGTTGGTAAGCATCTTGCTCATGTCTTGCTTTCAAGGGAACACGGCAAACGACCAGTTACTTTGATCGGGTACAGTCTTGGTGCTCGGGTTATTTTTTACTGTCTCAGAGAATTGGCTGAGGTCGGAAACGCCGAAGGAATAATTCAAGACGCCATCATGCTGGGCGCTCCGGTGACTGACAAATCTACTCAGTGGGAAAAATGCTCGCGGGTCGTCGCTGGTAAAATTATCAACGGGTACTGCAACGCTGATTGGCTTCTTAGATTTTTGTACCGCACTTTGTCCATGGCCACAGGTGTTGCTGGTCTTGCGGAAGTTAAGTGTCCAAGGGTCACCAATATCGACCTCACCAGCATTATTTCTGGACATACTGAGTACTCGGATAAATTGGTTGAAATAATGGAATTTGTTGGTGTCAAAACCCGGTCTGCTGATGTTCTAGATGACGAAGGCGTCTTGAAAAAGTCTACGTCTGATTACACTGAAATGGGACGTTCTCGTAAAAGTACTTACAGTAACACGAAGCTTAGAATCAGAGCTTCGAAATCCGATGAGTGCCTCAATATCCTTCCAatgtga
- the LOC123268657 gene encoding solute carrier family 12 member 9, whose amino-acid sequence MIAPDTGSTNADRVNVRISSEKAPLINGRSVFRRLGSFFGMGKSSNAETDGYVEFSSLGVDNTRTLGTFAGVFSPVTLSMFSALIFIRMGYIVGNAGLLVTLTQFMIAYGILVFTVASVCAISTNGAVEGGGAYFMISRTLGPEFGGSIGTLFFMANIVSSALCITGCAEGIVENFGPNGYLVGSASVFPDSPWWRFLYCTVLNTANLLVCLIGASMFAKTSVAIFATVCICLGSVFLSFLTQEPMEVPIPDANTLVKNITEQLNASYTGLRATTLQGNLYSNYTADYSSDGRMSDFASVFGVLFSGVTGIMAGANMSGELKNPSVNIPRGTLSAVLFTFICYIVLSILTAATSSRFLLQNNFIYMMPINLWPPFVAVGILTATFSASLSNLIGSSRVLEALAKDNIFGSGLNFICRGTWKGNPIAAVFTSWCLVQIILLIGSLNTIAQINSVLFLLSYLATNLACLGLELASAPNFRPTFTYFTWHTATIGLLGTLVMMFVINSIYASISIIVCLILIIVLHLFSPSKNAAWGSISQALIFHQVRKYLLMLDSRKDHVKFWRPQMLLMVASPRSACPLIDFINDLKKGGLFVIGHVKVGDFNQTGQTLDPTLDEYPQWLSLVDHLKVKAFVELTITKTVREGLQHLIRISGMGAMKPNTIILGFYDDEMPRDFFHESKYATAMFDDNSGINGGGMTFPLRQNEGKIVDAHQYVGMCIDVLRMKKNLCLCRHFSTLDKMSINKNSNVEFVDVWPVNFFQPSDQDPFDTTSLFMLQLACIINMVRGWSNLKLRVFYCEMSDNSASLSITESQGSTSIEFPRASTEYRLKKLLNMLRISATIQKIPGLGAQFSGLKGRPIIETGSFDSQDMPQELSNLARTYILGVNQLIRDSSAKTAATFLYLPQPPVANNWNQDELYKQYLQILTELTADLPPTILVHGLNAVTSTTL is encoded by the exons ATGATAGCTCCGGATACGGGCTCGACGAACGCGGATCGAGTTAACGTGAGGATATCCAGCGAAAAAGCACCTTTGATTAACGGAAGAAGTGTTTTTCGTAGACTAGGAAGTTTTTTTGGAATGGGAAAGTCATCGAACGCTGAGACGGATGGGTATGTTGAGTTTAGCAGCCTCGGGGTTGACAATACCCGGACACTTGGTACCTTTGCTGGCGTATTCAGTCCAGTTACTCTATCTATGTTCAGTGCCTTAATATTTATACGAATGG GATATATTGTGGGTAACGCTGGATTACTTGTGACGCTGACACAGTTTATGATAGCTTATGGAATTTTAGTATTCACGGTAGCGTCTGTGTGTGCTATTTCGACAAATGGAGCTGTTGAAGGTGGAGGCGCATATt TCATGATAAGCCGTACGCTGGGCCCAGAATTCGGCGGTTCAATCGGAACATTATTTTTCATGGCAAACATAGTATCAAGCGCCTTGTGTATCACAGGTTGCGCTGAAGGAATAGTAGAAAATTTCGGCCCAAACGGATACTTGGTCGGCTCCGCCTCAGTCTTCCCAGACAGTCCTTGGTGGCGATTTCTCTACTGCACCGTCCTGAACACAGCAAACCTGTTAGTGTGTTTGATCGGCGCTTCAATGTTCGCTAAAACCAGCGTTGCGATTTTCGCAACAGTCTGCATCTGTCTGGGCAGTGTGTTCCTCAGTTTCCTGACCCAAGAACCCATGGAAGTTCCAATTCCGGACGCAAACACTCTCGTCAAAAACATAACCGAGCAGCTAAACGCGTCTTATACCGGCCTGCGAGCAACAACCTTGCAAGGAAACTTGTACTCAAATTACACCGCCGACTACTCGAGCGATGGACGGATGTCAGACTTTGCCAGTGTCTTCGGTGTCCTCTTCAGCGGCGTGACCGGAATAATGGCCGGTGCAAATATGTCTGGAGAGCTGAAGAACCCAAGCGTGAACATTCCTCGGGGGACTTTGTCAGCGGTTTTGTTCACATTCATCTGCTACATCGTTCTTTCAATCCTCACCGCAGCGACATCAAGTAGATTTCTTCTGCAGAACAATTTCATCTACATGATGCCCATCAATCTTTGGCCACCGTTTGTTGCCGTTGGTATATTAACAGCAACATTCAGCGCCAGTCTCAGCAATTTAATCGGCTCCAGTCGCGTATTGGAAGCTCTTGCCAAAGACAATATCTTCGGATCCGGTCTAAACTTCATTTGCAGAGGAACCTGGAAAGGCAACCCCATAGCTGCCGTTTTTACCTCCTGGTGCCTCGTGCAAATAATCCTGCTGATCGGATCCCTCAACACTATCGCACAAATAAACTCCGTATTGTTTTTGCTGAGTTACTTAGCGACGAATCTCGCCTGCTTGGGTCTCGAACTAGCCAGTGCACCCAACTTCAGGCCAACATTCACTTACTTCACTTGGCATACCGCTACAATTGGTTTGCTGGGTACTCTAGTGATGATGTTCGTCATAAACAGTATTTACGCTTCAATAAGTATTATAGtctgtttaattttaataatcgtGTTACATTTGTTTTCCCCGAGCAAAAATGCAGCCTGGGGCAGTATTTCCCAGGCTTTGATATTCCACCAAGTAAGAAAGTACCTGCTGATGCTGGACTCGCGCAAAGATCACGTTAAATTTTGGCGACCGCAGATGTTACTGATGGTCGCGTCTCCAAGATCAGCATGTCCGCTGATAGActttataaatgatttaaaaaaaggcGGGCTGTTTGTTATAGGACATGTTAAAGTTGGAGACTTTAATCAGACTGGACAAACATTGGATCCGACTTTGGACGAGTATCCGCAGTGGCTGAGTCTTGTTGACCACCTGAAAGTAAAAGCTTTCGTTGAACTGACAATCACCAAGACTGTGAGAGAAGGCTTGCAGCATTTGATTCGTATCTCGGGGATGGGTGCTATGAAACCAAATACTATTATTCTAGGTTTTTACGATGACGAAATGCCTAGAGATTTTTTCCACGAGTCAAAGTACGCGACTGCTATGTTCGATGATAATAGCGGGATAAATGGAGGAGGAATGACTTTCCCGTTGAGACAAAACGAAGGAAAAATTGTCGATGCGCATCAGTACGTAGGAATGTGTATTGATGTGCTGAGGATGAAGAAGAACTTGTGTCTCTGCAGGCATTTTTCGACTCTTGATAAAATGTcgataaacaaaaattcaaatgttGAATTTGTGGACGTGTGGCCGGTTAACTTTTTCCAGCCGAGTGACCAAGATCCCTTTGATACAACCTCGCTGTTTATGCTGCAGTTGGCTTGTATTATAAACATGGTACGTGGGTGGAGCAATTTGAAGTTAAGAGTCTTTTACTGCGAAATGTCGGACAACTCCGCGAGCTTGAGCATCACTGAGTCCCAGGGCTCAACCAGCATTGAGTTTCCTCGCGCGTCTACGGAATATCGTCTGAAGAAGTTGTTGAATATGCTGAGAATAAGCGCGACGATACAAAAAATTCCTGGACTGGGAGCTCAATTTTCTGGGTTGAAGGGAAGACCTATTATCGAGACGGGAAGTTTTGATTCACAGGACATGCCGCAGGAGTTGAGTAACTTGGCCAGGACTTATATTCTGGGTGTTAATCAATTGATTCGGGATAGTTCTGCTAAAACGGCTGCTACTTTTCTGTATCTTCCTCAACCTCCGGTTGCTAATAACTGGAATCAAGATGAATTGTACAAACAGTATCTACAAATTCTTACTGAACTGACGGCTGATTTGCCGCCTACTATTCTTGTTCATGGGCTTAATGCAGTAACATCAActactttataa
- the LOC123268683 gene encoding carnosine N-methyltransferase, with protein sequence MDTVNDKCKKSMSNTYEDEEERKHFQRIFSAFKHYKPHSLQRVRKTENYLSSLPQHHQKLLINYREHLQQVKVCIEHNAEIIKLITRDASSIFENVNPLDEHDNTLNSRPILADQEKVQATIKQLIRDWSIHGMEERKSCYQPIIDEIINQFPSDECNPSKINVLVPGAGLGRLAYEIAKRGYTCQGNEFSLFMLFASYFVLNKCREVNSFKIYPWVHQYMNNLYSSHQTQDLSFPDVNPSDLPENAQFSMTAGDFLEVYHEHDYWNCIATCFFIDCANNVLQFIETIYKTLKPGGIWINLGPLLYHFSDMPNEDSIEPSYEILRQIILGFGFKIEKEQTQIKTRYAQNINSMLQCEYNSVYFVCRKPNKQSIVDIIDINGQCDNIKIDCDNDHLNNHDSHEEEI encoded by the exons atggatACTGTTAACGACAAATGTAAAAAAAGTATGTCTAATACGTACGAAGATGAAGAAGAACGAAAACATTTTCAACGAATTTTTTCGGCTTTTAAACATTAtaa accACATTCATTACAACGAGTCCGTAagacagaaaattatttatcatcgTTACCTCAGCACCACCAAAAATTGCTTATAAATTACCGTGAGCATTTGCAACAAGTTAAAGTTTGTATTGAACACAACGCtgagataataaaattaataacacgTGATGCGTCGAGTATTTTTGAAAACGTAAATCCACTTGATGAACACGATAAT ACATTAAATTCACGGCCAATTCTAGCTGATCAAGAAAAAGTCCAAGCAACTATCAAGCAGCTGATCCGTGATTGGAGCATACATGGGATGGAAGAAAGAAAATCATGTTACCAGCCAATTAttgatgaaataattaatcaattccCTTCTGACGAAtg taatcCTTCCAAGATAAATGTCCTTGTACCTGGAGCTGGATTAGGACGACTAGCATACGAAATAGCCAAGCGTGGTTACACTTGTCAAGGAAACGAGTTCTCGTTATTTATGTTGTTTGCTTCAtactttgttttaaataa gtGCAGAGAAGTTAattcgtttaaaatttatccttGGGTGCATCAgtatatgaataatttatactcATCGCATCAGACACAAGATTTATCATTTCCCGATGTTAATCCAAGCGACTTGCCAGAGAATGCACAATTTTCCATGACTGCTGGAGATTTtttagaa GTTTATCATGAACACGATTATTGGAATTGCATCGCTACATGTTTCTTCATTGACTGTGCGAATAATGTACTCCAATTCATTGAAACAATCTACAAAACTTTAAAACCCGGTGGAATTTGGATAAATTTGGGTCCACTTCTCTATCACTTTTCTGACATGCCTAACGAAGATTCAATTGAGCCCAGTTATGAAATCCTTAGACAAATTATTTTAGGCTTTGGTTTCAAAATCGAG aaggAACAAACGCAAATTAAAACTCGTTACGCGCAAAATATCAACAGTATGTTGCAATGTGAGTACAACAGCGTGTATTTTGTGTGCAGAAAGCCAAATAAGCAGTCAATAGTTGATATAATAGATATTAATGGACAGTGCGATAACATTAAAATCGATTGTGATAATGATCATTTAAATAACCATGATAGTCACGAAGAAGAAATTTaa
- the LOC123268702 gene encoding histone H3, with protein sequence MARTKQTARKSTGGKAPRKQLATKAARKSAPATGGVKKPHRYRPGTVALREIRRYQKSTELLIRKLPFQRLVREIAQDFKTDLRFQSSAVMALQEASEAYLVGLFEDTNLCAIHAKRVTIMPKDIQLARRIRGERA encoded by the coding sequence ATGGCAAGAACCAAGCAAACTGCCCGTAAGTCCACTGGTGGCAAAGCTCCACGCAAACAACTGGCTACCAAGGCTGCTCGTAAGAGCGCGCCAGCCACCGGAGGAGTCAAGAAGCCTCATCGGTACCGTCCGGGAACCGTCGCTCTTCGTGAGATCCGTCGTTACCAAAAAAGTACGGAGTTGTTGATCCGTAAATTGCCGTTCCAACGTCTCGTCCGTGAAATCGCTCAGGACTTCAAGACCGACCTGAGATTCCAAAGCTCAGCTGTGATGGCTCTTCAAGAGGCCAGTGAGGCTTACCTCGTCGGTCTCTTTGAAGACACCAACCTCTGCGCCATCCACGCTAAGCGTGTTACCATCATGCCCAAGGACATCCAGTTGGCTCGCCGTATCCGAGGAGAACGTGCT
- the LOC123268716 gene encoding histone H4 — translation MTGRGKGGKGLGKGGAKRHRKVLRDNIQGITKPAIRRLARRGGVKRISGLIYEETRGVLKVFLENVIRDAVTYTEHAKRKTVTAMDVVYALKRQGRTLYGFGG, via the coding sequence ATGACTGGTCGTGGTAAAGGAGGAAAAGGATTGGGAAAAGGAGGAGCTAAGCGTCATCGTAAAGTACTTCGTGACAACATCCAAGGTATTACCAAGCCAGCTATTCGTCGTCTAGCCCGTCGTGGTGGAGTCAAGCGTATTTCTGGATTGATCTACGAAGAAACTCGTGGTGTCCTCAAGGTCTTCCTTGAGAACGTAATCCGTGACGCTGTCACCTACACTGAGCACGCTAAACGTAAAACTGTCACCGCTATGGATGTCGTCTACGCTCTGAAACGCCAAGGCCGTACTCTCTACGGTTTCGGAGGTTAA
- the LOC123268712 gene encoding protein KTI12 homolog, with the protein MPLIILTGLPNSGKTTRATELKNYFESVQNKKVEIISEVQAIVKAGYDKNTFYADSKKEKAVRNNIRSSTQHLLNSNDILILDGSNYIKGYRYELYCLSKSFKTPQCTVYCDIPVERAWLLNEQRPECDKYSQEIFDALVMRYEMPDSKNRWDSPLFSVTQEDKLQLEDIYNSLYLVKPPKPNMSTQIPQVSSTNYLYELDRISQEIINEIINAEKLGITSDIKLSRYNLSVDHGANAGQLNRLRRQFLTYSKMHHVEVDQIPLLFVKYLNSNM; encoded by the exons atgccattaattattttaacaggTTTACCGAACAGTGGAAAAACTACCCGAGcaacagaattaaaaaattattttgaaagtgTTCAGAACAAAAAAGTTGAAATCATAAGTGAAGTTCAGGCTATTGTCAAAGCAGGTTATGATAAAAACACATTTTATGCAG attcgaaaaaagaaaaagcGGTAAGAAATAACATAAGATCCAGCACTCAGCATCTCCTGAATTCAAACGACATACTGATACTTGACGGAAGTAATTACATAAAAGGATATCGATATGAACTTTATTGCTTGTCTAAATCATTTAAAACACCACAATGCACTGTTTACTGTGATATTCCTGTTGAACGTGCCTGGTTATTGAACGAACAGCGACCAGAGTGTGATAAGTATtcacaagaaatttttgacGCACTAGTTatgag GTATGAAATGCCTGACAGTAAAAATAGATGGGATTCTCCATTATTTTCAGTAACGCAAGAAGACAAATTACAATTagaagatatttataattcattgtaCCTTGTTAAACCTCCTAAACCTAATATGAGTACTCAGATa CCACAAGTTTCATCGACGAATTACTTGTATGAACTTGATAGGATATCACAGGAAATAATAAAC GAAATAATTAACGCTGAAAAATTAGGAATTACAAGTGACATAAAGCTGTCACGATATAACCTTTCAGTCGACCATGGGGCAAATGCTGGTCAATTGAATCGTTTACGAAGACAGTTTTTAACTTACAGCAAAATGCACCACGTTGAAGTGGATCAAATTCCTCTATTATTTGTGAAATACCTCAACTCaaatatgtaa
- the LOC123268672 gene encoding transmembrane and coiled-coil domain-containing protein 4-like isoform X1: MDRTRKHNHLDISESGTYAYLSICSISLSELFPGEWNHQFNIKYIKGLCEYLNAPEKVSAVMLVLVDGNSGHTVEPYIELLLQEPNLSKKPILIVQDAVLYAVQCGMISGEYDARQRVLARRLAELLNVPFDLIELYEHSLVELLSKDDTDRAEENDAESKRRDKIRKIKRYTSIGIATVAGGTLIGLTGGLAAPFIGVGVGTILGGASAAALTSTAGVAIIGSIFGVAGAGLTGYKMNKRVGKVEEFSFEPLSRFCNTDQQLHVAIAVTGWLKNQDIDNVRKPWKCLAISREQYALRYETKYLIEMGQALEYILSMAVSFATQEALKYTILAGIMSAIAWPAALLSIASVIDNPWSVCCRRSSEVGKHLAHVLLSREHGKRPVTLIGYSLGARVIFYCLRELAEVGNAEGIIQDAIMLGAPVTDKSTQWEKCSRVVAGKIINGYCNADWLLRFLYRTLSMATGVAGLAEVKCPRVTNIDLTSIISGHTEYSDKLVEIMEFVGVKTRSADVLDDEGVLKKSTSDYTEMGRSRKSTYSNTKLRIRASKSDECLNILPM, from the exons atggATCGTACACGAAAGc ACAATCATTTAGACATATCAGAAAGTGGAACGTATGCGTACTTGTCAATTTGTTCTATTTCTCTATCAGAGCTGTTTCCTGGTGAATGGAACCACCAATTCAacataaaatacataaaaggTCTGTGCGAGTACCTGAATGCTCCTGAAAAAGTATCAGCTGTGATGCTGGTCTTGGTTGACGGTAACTCTGGACATACGGTTGAGCCTTACATTGAACTTTTACTCCAAGAAccaaatttaagtaaaaagcCTATTCTAATTGTCCAAGATGCTGTACTTTATGCTGTACAATGTG GAATGATATCAG GTGAATATGACGCACGACAGAGAGTCCTTGCTCGTCGATTAGCGGAATTATTAAATGTTCCATTTGATTTGATAGAGCTGTATGAACATTCATTGGTTGAATTATTGAGTAAAGATGATACCGATCGTGCTGA AGAAAATGACGCAGAATCAAAGAGACGGGACAAGATACGTAAAATAAAACGGTATACGTCAATAGGAATAGCAACGGTTGCAGGAGGTACGTTAATAGGACTAACTGGTGGTTTAGCAGCTCCATTCATCGGCGTAGGAGTCGGAACAATCTTGGGAGGTGCAAGTGCAGCTGCATTGACAAGTACTGCAGGTGTAGCAATAATAGGTTCAATCTTCGGAGTCGCGGGTGCTGGACTAACTGGCTACAAGATGAACAAGAGAGTAGGAAAAGTTGAAGAATTTAGTTTCGAGCCACTGTCACGCTTCTGTAATACGGACCAGCAGTTGCACGTCGCGATAGCTGTGACAGGTTGGTTGAAGAATCAGGACATCGATAACGTGAGAAAACCCTGGAAGTGTTTGGCTATTTCTCGGGAACAGTACGCGCTGAGATACGAAACCaagtatttaattgaaatgGGGCAAGCGCTAGAGTACATACTGAGTATGGCGGTATCATTTGCTACCCAGGAAGCTCTTAAATACACTATACTCGCGGGAATAATGAGCGCAATAGCTTGGCCAGCTGCTTTGCTATCAATCGCTTCAGTGATTGACAATCCTTGGTCTGTTTGCTGTCGCAGAAGTTCTGAAGTTGGTAAGCATCTTGCTCATGTCTTGCTTTCAAGGGAACACGGCAAACGACCAGTTACTTTGATCGGGTACAGTCTTGGTGCTCGGGTTATTTTTTACTGTCTCAGAGAATTGGCTGAGGTCGGAAACGCCGAAGGAATAATTCAAGACGCCATCATGCTGGGCGCTCCGGTGACTGACAAATCTACTCAGTGGGAAAAATGCTCGCGGGTCGTCGCTGGTAAAATTATCAACGGGTACTGCAACGCTGATTGGCTTCTTAGATTTTTGTACCGCACTTTGTCCATGGCCACAGGTGTTGCTGGTCTTGCGGAAGTTAAGTGTCCAAGGGTCACCAATATCGACCTCACCAGCATTATTTCTGGACATACTGAGTACTCGGATAAATTGGTTGAAATAATGGAATTTGTTGGTGTCAAAACCCGGTCTGCTGATGTTCTAGATGACGAAGGCGTCTTGAAAAAGTCTACGTCTGATTACACTGAAATGGGACGTTCTCGTAAAAGTACTTACAGTAACACGAAGCTTAGAATCAGAGCTTCGAAATCCGATGAGTGCCTCAATATCCTTCCAatgtga